Proteins from a single region of Mucilaginibacter daejeonensis:
- a CDS encoding sialate O-acetylesterase: MLRYPKQIILSLAAGLCALSSKADVVLPKILGNSMVLQRNQPVPVWGTANMGEKVTVKFGKQTKGAIADAAGNWKIMLDPMPASAKGQDLTITGNNKITLTDILVGEVWLCSGQSNMQYEMRKNGKVNRPDTSTANSPIDEVERAHDPGIRVFMTDRKKQLKPDPEHNGWSIAQDSALRSFSAVGYFFAKKLKAELKVPVGMICSAVSGVRIETWVDTTAYEAEPYFKTVKVNADHGKFYYPMIRTIAPFALKGFLWYQGESNVGETISYTYKMKVLIDSWRKLWQNNKLPFYYVQLAPFLNSQDKKFTTESLPEFREAQAQVMKVPHTFMIVTTDLNDNIKNIHPPFKWEVGRRLALVALGRTYGFKNEYSGPIYKSMAVSRDQIILSFDHVGKGLISHDGKPLNWFTIAGADGKFVPANAMIKDDQVILSATDVKKPVAARFAWGESAQPNFYNKDGLPAMPFRTDSTISFKPVY, from the coding sequence ATGTTGCGCTATCCAAAACAGATCATCCTTTCTTTAGCTGCTGGCCTGTGCGCATTGAGCAGTAAGGCCGATGTGGTATTGCCTAAGATATTAGGCAACAGCATGGTATTGCAACGCAATCAGCCCGTGCCGGTGTGGGGCACCGCCAACATGGGCGAAAAGGTGACCGTAAAGTTCGGCAAACAGACCAAGGGTGCGATCGCTGATGCGGCCGGCAACTGGAAGATAATGCTCGACCCAATGCCTGCCTCGGCCAAAGGCCAGGACCTGACCATCACCGGCAACAACAAGATCACGCTGACCGATATACTGGTAGGCGAAGTGTGGTTATGCTCGGGTCAAAGCAACATGCAGTACGAGATGCGCAAGAACGGCAAGGTCAACCGACCCGATACCAGCACCGCCAACTCGCCGATAGATGAGGTGGAGCGTGCACATGACCCAGGCATCAGGGTATTTATGACCGACCGTAAGAAACAGTTAAAGCCAGACCCTGAGCATAACGGCTGGAGCATAGCCCAGGATTCAGCCTTAAGGTCCTTCTCGGCGGTGGGTTATTTTTTCGCTAAGAAATTGAAGGCTGAGCTCAAGGTGCCGGTGGGCATGATCTGCTCGGCAGTGAGCGGCGTGCGCATCGAGACCTGGGTCGATACCACCGCATACGAGGCCGAACCATATTTTAAGACCGTAAAGGTAAATGCCGACCATGGTAAATTCTATTACCCCATGATCAGGACCATCGCTCCGTTCGCGCTCAAAGGTTTTTTATGGTACCAAGGCGAAAGCAACGTAGGCGAGACCATCAGCTACACCTACAAAATGAAGGTGCTGATCGATAGCTGGCGTAAGCTATGGCAAAACAACAAGCTGCCTTTCTATTACGTGCAGTTGGCGCCGTTCCTCAACTCACAGGACAAGAAATTTACGACCGAAAGTCTGCCCGAGTTCAGGGAGGCACAGGCACAGGTGATGAAGGTACCGCACACCTTCATGATCGTGACCACCGACCTGAACGATAACATCAAGAACATTCACCCGCCGTTTAAGTGGGAGGTGGGCCGCCGCCTGGCGCTGGTAGCGCTTGGCCGCACTTACGGCTTCAAGAACGAGTATTCGGGACCGATCTACAAGAGTATGGCCGTTAGCCGTGATCAGATCATTCTGTCGTTCGATCACGTGGGCAAAGGGCTCATCAGTCATGACGGTAAACCGCTCAACTGGTTCACCATTGCCGGGGCCGATGGAAAATTTGTACCGGCCAATGCCATGATCAAAGATGATCAGGTGATCTTATCGGCAACCGACGTTAAAAAACCTGTGGCTGCCCGCTTTGCCTGGGGCGAAAGCGCTCAGCCTAACTTTTATAATAAAGATGGTTTGCCTGCCATGCCTTTCCGCACGGATAGCACCATCAGCTTCAAACCTGTTTATTGA
- a CDS encoding exo-alpha-sialidase produces the protein MMKKLLIATYILSSCMAAAQAQDTVHYTGNTVSNVDYHHGQLTSVVGVHSKQIFRANREHPEMAEGFGWTYNHAPMLAYWNKTFYVEYLSDKVGESIPPGQTLMITSKDGGNNWSKPEVIFPQYKVPDGTTKLDKPGLVAKDLMAVMHQRMGFYTSKSNRLLALGFYGICLDEHDDPNDGQGIGRVVREVLPNGKYGPIYFIHYNPKWNESNTSYPFYKKSKDKGFVQACDELMANPLMMMQWVEETDRKDPLIPLKKEYKAFNYYHLPDGRVVGLWKNALTSISTDNGKTWPQNAARAPRVINSNAKIWGQKTSDGQYALVYNPSEFRWPLAASVSKDGLNYTNLLLINGEISTMRYGGNYKSYGPQYVRGIIEGNGTPPDGKMWVTYSMNKEDIWVSSIPVPLTEIAKTHANEDFAMMPAGKELDNWNYNSAMWAPVGIEKGPDGEKALAIKDKDRYEYAKAERVVPESKKLETEFTIIPAQNNNGQLDIEFQNEKGMAAIRLTFDSTGVLRGKAGYRAKNFMKYEAGKAYTVKLRLNTDTRFYTININGKDLSPSLFFQPVISVRSVVFRTGDVRRFPDADTPTDQSYDLKKAGDPVKEAAYYIKSFKTEAF, from the coding sequence AACCGCGAGCATCCTGAAATGGCCGAAGGCTTTGGCTGGACCTATAACCACGCGCCCATGCTGGCCTATTGGAACAAAACGTTCTATGTAGAGTACCTGAGTGATAAGGTAGGCGAGAGCATCCCACCAGGCCAAACGCTCATGATCACCTCAAAAGATGGTGGCAATAATTGGAGCAAGCCGGAAGTGATCTTCCCCCAATACAAAGTACCTGATGGTACCACCAAGCTCGATAAGCCCGGCCTGGTAGCCAAAGACCTGATGGCCGTGATGCATCAGCGCATGGGTTTTTATACTTCTAAAAGCAACCGGCTGTTGGCCTTGGGCTTTTACGGCATCTGTTTAGATGAGCACGATGACCCTAACGATGGACAGGGCATTGGCCGCGTGGTACGTGAGGTGTTGCCTAACGGCAAGTACGGCCCGATCTACTTCATCCATTATAACCCTAAATGGAACGAGAGCAATACCTCGTACCCATTCTATAAAAAAAGTAAGGACAAAGGGTTTGTGCAGGCTTGCGATGAGTTGATGGCCAACCCGCTCATGATGATGCAATGGGTAGAGGAGACTGACCGCAAAGACCCGTTGATCCCGCTAAAAAAAGAATATAAGGCCTTTAACTACTATCACCTGCCTGATGGCCGTGTGGTAGGCTTGTGGAAAAATGCCCTGACCTCGATCAGTACCGATAACGGTAAGACCTGGCCACAGAACGCCGCCCGCGCCCCTCGCGTGATCAACAGCAATGCCAAGATCTGGGGCCAAAAGACCAGCGATGGTCAGTATGCATTGGTGTACAATCCATCAGAGTTCCGCTGGCCACTGGCTGCCTCAGTAAGCAAGGATGGCTTGAATTATACCAACCTGCTGCTCATCAATGGCGAGATATCTACCATGCGTTACGGAGGTAACTACAAATCATACGGTCCGCAATATGTGCGCGGCATTATTGAAGGTAACGGCACTCCGCCCGATGGTAAGATGTGGGTCACCTACAGCATGAATAAAGAGGATATTTGGGTATCATCGATCCCCGTGCCTTTGACAGAGATAGCCAAGACCCATGCCAATGAGGATTTTGCCATGATGCCGGCCGGAAAAGAATTGGACAACTGGAACTATAACAGTGCCATGTGGGCGCCGGTGGGTATCGAGAAAGGTCCTGACGGGGAGAAAGCTTTAGCCATTAAGGACAAGGACCGTTACGAATATGCCAAAGCCGAACGCGTGGTTCCTGAAAGTAAGAAACTGGAGACCGAGTTCACCATCATTCCGGCGCAGAACAATAATGGTCAGCTTGATATCGAGTTCCAAAACGAGAAGGGTATGGCAGCAATCCGCTTGACCTTCGATTCGACAGGTGTACTGCGTGGCAAAGCCGGTTATCGCGCCAAAAACTTCATGAAGTATGAGGCAGGCAAAGCATACACTGTGAAATTGAGGCTCAATACCGATACCCGGTTCTACACCATCAATATCAATGGTAAGGATCTGTCGCCGTCGTTGTTCTTTCAACCGGTGATCAGCGTGCGCAGCGTGGTGTTCCGTACCGGCGATGTGCGCCGTTTCCCGGATGCCGATACGCCTACCGATCAAAGCTATGACCTTAAAAAGGCAGGTGATCCGGTGAAAGAGGCGGCCTATTACATTAAGTCATTCAAGACAGAAGCATTCTGA